The window CGACGTAGGTGAAGGCGCGCTGCTGCTGGCCGCCATCGACCAGCCGGATCGGCTCCCCGCGCACGATGTGGCCGAGGAACTGGGTCAGCACGCGGCTCGATCCTTCCTTGGGCGAATGGATGCTGTCGAGGCCAGGTCCGATCCAGTTGAAGGGCCGGAACAACGTGTAGCGCAGGCCCTCCTGCTGGCCATAGGCGTGGATGACCCGGTCCATCAGCTGCTTGGCGCAGGCATAGATCCAGCGCGGCTTGTTGATCGGGCCGTAGACCAGGTGGGAGGTCTCGGGATCGAATTGTTCATCGGTGCACATGCCGTACACCTCGCTGGTCGAAGGAAAGACCACCCGCTTGTGATAGCGCAGGCATTGCCGAACGATCGGGAGGTTGGCCTCGAAGTCGAGTTCGAACACGCGCAGCGGCTCGCGCACGTAGATGGCGGGCGTCGCGATCGCGACCAGCGGAAGCACCACGTCGCATTTCTTCACGTGGTATTCGATCCACTCCTTGTTGATGGTGATGTCGCCCTCGAAGAAGTGGAAGCGCGGATTCGACAGCCAAGGGGCGACGCGGTCCGACAGCATGTCCATGCCGTGCACGTGCCAGTCGGTGCGCTCCATGATGTGCCGCATCAGGTGGTGGCCGATGAAGCCGTTGACGCCGAGGATGAGGACTTTGAGCATGGCGGTGGTCGTGGTGCGGGAGAAGAGGATGGGGTCAGGCGTCGGCTGCAAGCCAGCCGCCGGCGTGAAGGGCCTCGAAGCCGCGGGCGTCCAGCGGCCGGGTGCTGCCCTCGCCGCGGGCAGCGAGCACCTGCAGGGCACTGCCGTCGGCCGCGATCAGCCAGAGCATGGCGCCGTCGCTCAGCAGCCTCAGCCCGGTCCCGGGTGCGCCGGCCGGCGCCTCGGCGGGCCGCGTGCGTTCGATAAAGACACGCAGGCCGCGCAGGTGCAGGAACGCGCAGGGATACGGCGGCGCCAGCGCGCGCACCAGGTTGTGAATCTCGCGTGCGCTCGCATGGGCGGGAATGCGGCCATCCTCCGGCCGGCGCCCGCCGAAGTAGCCGCCCTGCGACAGGTCCTGGGGCCGCTCGGCCGCGCTGCCTGCCAGCAGCCCGGGCAAGCTGCGCGCGAGCACGATCTCGGCCGCCACGGTCACCTTGCCGAATACCTCGTGCGCCGTGTCGTCTGACAGGATGGGCACCGCGAACTGGTCGACGATCGGGCCGTTGTCAGGCTTCTCGTTCATCCGGTGCAGGGTGGCGCCGGTCTCGCGCTCGCCGTGGATCACGGCCCAGTTGACCGGCGCACGGCCCCGGTAGTGCGGCAGCAGCGAGCCGTGCATGTTGTAGGCACCGCGCCGCGGCAGTTGCAGCCAATCGGGCTTCAGCATCTGCCGGTAGTAGAAGGAAAACAGGAAGTCCGGCTCGGCCTCGCGCGCGGCAGCCAGCAAGGCCGGCTCGTGCGGGTCCGCAGGCGTGACGCAGCGCAGGCCATGCTCGGCCGCCGTGCTGGCCACGCTCCGGAACCAGATCGTTTCGCCCGCGGCGTCGGCGTGGGTGACGACCAGCGGGACCTCCACGCCCGCATCGAGCAGCACGCGCAGGCAGCGCACGCCCACGTCGTGGTAGGCGAAGACGATGGCGCGCGGCGCTCGCGCTGCGCCGGTCACTCGCGTACCTTCGCCTTCGGCTGCGGTGCCATTCGCTTTCGGAGCGGCCGTGCGGCTCATCGCTTGCGCTCCAGGATCGCGCTGATCTGGTAGCGCGGCCGTGCCCGCACTTCTTCGTAGATGCGGCCGATGTATTCGCCCAGCAGCCCGATGCCGAACAGCGCCAGCCCGGCCAGCAGGAACAGCAGCGCGAACAAGGTGAACACGCCGCCTTCTTCTGGCCCGATCAGCAGGCGCCGCGCGAGCAGCAGCACGAAGAGCGCGCCGGAGAGCAGCGAGACGACGATGCCCAGCATCGAGAAGGCCTGGAGGGGCAACACCGAGAAGCCGGTGACCAGGTCGAAGTTCAGTCGGATCAGTCGGTAGAGCGAGTACTTGGATTCGCCGGCATGGCGGGCCTCATGGCCGACCACCACCTCGACCGGGCTCTTCGCGAACTGGTAGGCCAGCGCGGGGATGAAGGTGTTCATCTCGTTGCACTGATTGATCAGCTGCACGATCTCCCGACTGTAGGCGCGCATCATGCAGCCGTGGTCCGTCATCACGATGCCGGTGAGGCGGTGGCGCAGGCTGTTCATCGCGCGCGAGGCCCAGCGACGCCAGGCGGCATCCTGCCGGTTGCGGCGGATCGAGCCCACGTAGTCGTGCCCCGCGTCCATCGCTTCGACCAGCAGCCCGATGTCCTCCGGCGGGTTCTGCAGGTCGGCGTCGAGCGTGACCACGCGGGCGCCGCGGCAGTGCTCGAAGCCCGCAAGGATGGCGCGGTGCTGGCCGAAGTTGCCGTCCAGCAGGATCACCCGGGTGACGTCGGAACGGCGCTCGAACTGCGCGGCCAGCAGTGCGGCCGAGCGGTCGCGGCTGCCGTCGTCGATGAAGACGATCTCGTAGTCGAGTGCCAGCGCGTCGAGTGCCGGGTAGAGCCGTTCGAAGAGTGCGGCCAGCCCGGGCTCTTCGTTGTAGACCGGGATCACGACGCTGAGCGCCAGTCCTTGCGACCGGTCGTGCACCGCGGCGCTCGCGAGAGAGGGGGCGTCGTTCATCTTCATCAGAACCGTGTTCAGCGCAGCGCCGCGACTGCGCCAGCAACCGCGCGGCACACGCGGTCCACGTCGGCATCGGCCATGGCGGGGAACAGGGGCAGCGTGACGGTTCGTGCGCCGATGTCCTCCGCGACAGGAAAGTCGCCGGGTGCATGGCCGCGCTGGCGGAACATCGAGAAAAGATGCATGGCGGGGTAGTGCACGCCGACGCCGATGCCCTGCTCCCGCAGGGCGGCGATGAAATCGCCACGCCGCGGCGCAAGCCTGCGCGGCAGCAAGGGCTGGAACATGTGCCAGTTGCTGTGCTCGGCTTCGTCGGCAGGTGGCAACTCGAAACCCAGCGATGTGTCCCAGCGCGAGAGGTAGCGCTCGGCAAGGGCGCGACGCCGCGCGGTGAAGCTGTCGAGCTGGCGCAGCTGTCCAAGGCCGATGGCGGCGGCCACGTCGGTCAGGTTGGCCTTGCTGCCCCAGGCCTCGACGTCCATGGTGCCGTCCGGCAGGCGACTCACGCCCTGCAGCCGCAACTTTTCGAAGCGCCGCGCCTCCACCTCGTTGTTGAGCACCAGGCAGCCGCCCTCGGCAGTGGTGAGGTTCTTGTTGGCATGGAAGCTGAACGAGATCAGGTCGCCGAAGCTGCCGATCTCGCGGCCGCCCCAGCGCGCCCCGAAGGACTGCGCGGCGTCCTCGATCACCCGCAGCCCGTGGCGGCGTGCGATGGCGTCGAGACGGTCGCGGTCGACCGGCAGGCCGGCCAGGTCGACCGGTATCAGCGCGCGCGTGCGGGGGGTGATGGCACGCTCCACCAAGTGGAGGTCGATGTTGCGGGTGCTCGCCTCCGCGTCGACGAAGACCGGGGTCGCGCCGACGGCCAGCACGACGTTGGCCGTCGCCACCCAGCTCAGCGGCGTGGTGATGACCTCGTCGCCCGGACCGATGCCGCACAGCCGCAGTGCGAGCTCCAGGGACGCGGTGCCCGAGCTGACCAGGCGCACGGGCCTGCCGCCCAGGCGCTGCGACAAGGCGGCTTCGAGCTCCTGGCATCGAGGGCCGGTGGTGATCCAGCCCGAGCGCAGCACCTCGCCTACTTCGGCGATCGTGCGCTCGTCGATGAAGGGTCGGGTAAAGGGGAGGAAGGGCATCGGGTCCACTGGAATCTTTCTTCTTCGGCTGCGGTGCTGTTCATTGTCGGTGCGGTTGTGCGGCTCATGAACGGCTCCCGCTGTTCGCCACCAGCAGGACGCCGATGACGATGACGCCGATGCCCAGCCAGCGCTGTGCGTTGACGTTTTCGCCGAAGAGCCACCAGGCCAGCGCCGCGTTGACGACGTAGCCGATCGAGAGCATGGGGTAGGCGATGCTCACGTCGACGCGAGAGAGGGCGACGATCCACACGACCACGCTCACCACGTAGCAGGCCAGGCCACCGAGGATGCCAGGGTGCTGCGCCAGCCCGATCGCCGTGCGCCAGAGCGCCGGTGCGCCGGCCGACATGGAGATCTCTCCGACGCTATTGGCGCCGGCCTTCAGCAGAAGTTGGGCGAATGCATTGAGCAGCACGCCGCTCAGGACCCAGAGGAAATCGAGAACTCTCATTGCTTGACGACGACGACGCGCCGGGGATCCTGGAACACGATGCGCATCGGCAGGCCGCGCCGGTGCAGTTCCACCCAGGTGGCCGGGCCCATGTAGGCCGCGGCCTGGGGGGCGGCTTGCCAGCGTGATACGAATTCGTCGAGGGTCGGGATCCAACGGTTCGGCTCGCGCTGTTGGCCCAGGGCGAACTCGTCCTCGTAGTCGACCAGCACAACGTCGCGACGGAGATAGAAGGGCAGGGTCTGGTCGTAGTCGCGCACCGCGAACACTGGCGTGGCCGGTGTGATCGAGGGCGGCAGCGCTGCGGCCAGCGCCGCTGCACTCTTGAGCTGGCCGTAGCCGTTGTGCGCCTGGAGCAGGATCGCGATCGCCATCGAATGGGCGACAGCCAGGCCCAGCACGGCAGCGGTGACACGTCGCCGGCCCAGGCACCACCAGGCGAGCGCGCAACCCGCCAGCACCAGCGCGGCGCCGCTGCGCAACGCCGCGGCCAGCGGCACGACCACTTCCACCGGCGCGGTGATGGAGACGACACGGGCGCTCTGCGTCGAAGCCACGGCCGCGACGGCCCAGAGCGCTGCCGGCAGCAGCAGGTGCCAGCGCAGCGTTTCCGGAGGCACCTCGCGCAGCTTCATCGCGATCCACAGCGCCAGTGCCGGGAACATCGGCAGGATGTAGGAGGGCAGCTTGGAGCTCGACGCACTGAAGAAAAGCAGAACGAACGCGCACCACGCCAGGAGCAGGTGCCGGGGCGCGATCGATGCGGGCCGGTCGTCGGGGGCGCCATCCTGCCGCAACAGCCAGGGCAGGGCGCTGGTCCAGGGCAGCATGCCGGCCAGCAGCAAAGGCAGGTAATACCACCAGGCGCCTTCGCGGTTGTGGCTGTCGGTCAGGTAGCGGGCGAAATGCTCATGGATGAAGAAGAACTCGGCGAAGCCCGGGTTGCGCACCGACACCAGCACGAACCAGGGCGCCGTGACGGCCAGGAAGATCAGCAAGCCCGAGCCCCACTGCATGCCCCGCCAAAGGGTTGCATCGCGCCGCCACAGGCTGACCAGCACCAGCACGGCGCCGGGGATGACGATGCCCACGAGTCCCTTGCTCAGGACCGCGGCGCCCATTGCCGCCCAGGCGAGCCAGATCCAGCGGCGGCGCAGCCGCGCATCGGGCGGGCAGGCCATTGCCAGCAGCACCGCGCACAACGCGAGGGTGAGGAAGAGGGTCAGCCCCGCGTCCAAAGTGAGGAAATGGCTGTTGAGCTCGATCCAGCTCATCGAGGCGGCGATCGCCAGCGCGCGCACGCCGGTCTCACGGCCCCAGAGCCGGCCGGCAGTGAATCCGACCACCAGCACTGTCAGGAAGCCCGCCAGGCCCGGCCACAGCCGCGCCGAGAACTCGGATATGCCGAGGCCCCGGAAGGCCAGCGCACCGATCCAATACTGCAGCGCCGGTTTCTCGAAATAGGGGAGCCCGTTCAAGCGTGGCGTGACCCAGTCGCCGCTGCGGGCCATCTCCAGCGCCAGGCTGGCGTAGCGCCCTTCGTCGGGATGGATCAGGGAGCGGGTCCCGAGGGTGCCGAACCAGACCAGGGCCAGCAGGAGCAGCAGTCCCGCCATGGCCCACGAAGCAGCTCCGGAAGAGCCGGCGCTGGCCGGGCGAGGTAGCCCTGTGCACGCTCCCGGCGCCGATGCGGCGGTTTCGGAGTGCTGGCGCCGGGGGACGGCTGTCTTCATCGATCGTGGGCAGGCAAGGTCAAGGAGTCGCGCGTGGACAGCGGCTGTCCAGCGCAGGCGGCGAAGGTGCCGTACCAAGCTTAACCTCAGGTGAATGCCACGCCCGCGCTCAGCGCGTGATCTGCACGAACACTTCGTTGGGCTTGACCATGCCGAGCTCCTGGCGGGCGCGCTCCTCGACCATCTCCATCCCTTCCTTCAGGTCATTGACCTCGGAGTTGAGCCGCTCGTTGGCAAGTGCCGCCTTCGCGTTCTGGTCCTTCTGCTCGGCGAGTTGGTCCTTGAGCTGCGCCACGTCGCGCACGCTGCCGCGCCCGGTCCAGAGCTGCCACTGGAGGATCAGCAGCAGCAGGACCAGGATGACCGGAACGATGCGCGAACGCATGGTGCCCCGTTCCGCGGATCAGCGCAGGTTGTAGAACGCGGCACGCCCGGGATAGCTGGCGACGTCGCCGAGGTCTTCCTCGATGCGCAGCAGCTGGTTGTACTTGGCGATGCGGTCCGAGCGCGACAGCGAGCCGGTCTTGATCTGCCCGGCGTTGGTGCCCACCGCGATGTCGGCGATGGTGGAGTCCTCGGTCTCGCCCGAGCGATGGCTGATCACGGCGGTGTAGCCGGCGCGCTTGGCCATCTCGATGGCGGCGAAGGTCTCGGTCAGCGTGCCGATCTGGTTGATCTTGATCAGGATCGAGTTGGCGATGCCCTTCTCGATGCCTTCCTGCAGGATCTTCGTGTTGGTAACGAAGAGGTCGTCGCCCACCAGCTGCACGCGCTTGCCGAGGCGGTCGGTCAACAGCTTCCAGCCGTCCCAGTCGCCTTCGTGCATGCCATCCTCGATGCTGATGATCGGGTACTTGTCGACCCAGGTCGCCAGCATGTCGGCCCAGTTGCCGGCCGACAGCGTGAGGTTTTCGCCGGCCAGCACGTACTGGCCGTCCTTGTAGAACTCGCTGGCGGCGCAGTCCAGGCCCAGCGCAATCTGGGTGCCGGCGGCATAGCCGGCCTTGTCGATCGCCTCGAGGATCAGCTGGATCGCGGCCTCGTGGTTCTCGACGCTGGGGGCGAAGCCGCCCTCGTCGCCCACGGCCGTGCTGATGCCGCGGTCGTTCAGGATCTTCTTGAGTGCATGGAAGACCTCGGCGCCGTAGCGCACCGCCTCGCGCAGGCTGGATGCGCCCACGGGGATGATCATGAACTCCTGCAGGTCCAGGCTGTTGTTGGCATGTGCGCCGCCGTTGATGACGTTCATCATCGGCACCGGCAATTGCATGCCGCCCATGCCGCCGAAGTAACGGTACAGCGGCAGGCCCGACTCCTCGGCCGCGGCGCGAGCCACGGCCATGGAGACGGCCAGGGTCGCATTGGCGCCCAGGCGGCCCTTGTTCTCGGTGCCGTCGAGGTCGTTGAGCGTGCGGTCCAGGAAGGCCTGCTCGCTGGCGTCCAGGCCCAGCACCGCTTCCGAGATCTCGGTGTTGATGTTCTCGACCGCCTTCAGCACGCCCTTGCCCAGGTAGCGGCTCTTGTCCCCATCGCGCAGCTCGATGGCCTCGCGCGAACCGGTGGAAGCACCCGACGGGACGGCGGCGCGGCCCATAGTGCCCGATTCGAGCAGCACGTCGCATTCGACAGTGGGGTTGCCGCGGCTGTCGAGGATCTCGCGCCCGACGATGTCAACGATTGCACTCATTCAATTTCCTTCTGCAGTATCTGAATCTGATTTGGGGATGCGTTCATTGAAAGGAGTCTTCCAGGAACGGGTTCTTCTTGGTGACGCGGTCGAGGGCCAGAAGCGTCTCGAGCAGTGCCTTCATGTGCTTGAGCGGCACCGCATTGGGCCCGTCGCTCAGGGCTTTGGCGGGGTCGGGATGCGTTTCCATGAAGAGGCCCGCCACGCCCACAGCCACCGCGGCGCGCGACAGCACCGGCACCATCTCGCGCTGACCGCCGGAGCTGGTGCCCTGGCCGCCGGGCAACTGCACCGAATGCGTGGCGTCGAACACCACCGGCGACCCCGTCTCGCGCATGATCGCCAGCGAGCGCATGTCGGACACCAGGTTGTTGTAGCCGAAGCTGGCACCGCGCTCGCAGGCCATGAAGCTGTCTTCCGGCAGGCCCTTTTCCTTGGCAGCCGCGCGCGCCTTGTCGATCACGTTCTTCATGTCGTGCGGCGCGAGGAACTGGCCCTTCTTGATGTTGACCGGCTTGCCGGACTGGGCGGCGGCGCGGATGAAATCGGTCTGGCGGCACAGGAAGGCCGGTGTCTGCAGCACGTCGACCACCTTCGCGGCGGCAACAATGTCTTCTTCGGTGTGCACGTCGGTCAGCACCGGCAGCGCCAGTTCGCGCTTGACCTTGGCGAGGATCTCCAGGCCCTTGTCGCGTCCGGGACCGCGAAAGCTGGTGCCCGAGGAGCGGTTGGCCTTGTCGAAGCTGCTCTTGAAGATGAAGGGGATGCCCAGCAAGCCGGTGATTTCCTTCAGCGTGCCGGCGGTGTCCATCTGCAGCTGCTCGGACTCGACGACACACGGCCCCGCGATCAGGAAGAAGGGCTTGTCCAGCCCGATGTCGAACCCGCAAAGCTTCATAGATCCCCCCACGCTTGCCGCTTGGTGTGCTGCGCGGCCCCCCAGGGGGCTTTTGCGGCTGGGAGCGGTCCGGCGCCGCTCATGCCACGACCTTCAATGCCTGCTTGTCCGCGCCCTGGTGTTCGAGCGCCGCCTTGATGAAGGCGTTGAACAGCGGATGGCCGCTCCACGGCGTGGACTTGAACTCGGGGTGGAACTGCACACCCATGTACCAGGGGTGCACGTCCCTCGGCAGCTCGACGATTTCGGTCAGGTGCTCGCGCTGCGTCAACGCCGAGATCACCAGGCCGGCGCGGCGCAGCTCGTCGAGGTAGTTGGTATTGGCCTCGTAGCGGTGGCGATGGCGCTCGGTGACCACGTCGCCGTAGATGCTGTGGGCCAGCGTGCCGGGCGCCACGTCCGAGCTCTGCGCGCCCAGGCGCATGGTGCCGCCGAGGTCGGACTTCTCGTCGCGCAGCTTGATGGTGCCGTCGCGGTCCTTCCATTCGGTGATCAGCGCGATGACGGGGCAACTGGTGTCGGGATCGAACTCGGTGCTGTTGGCGTTCTTCAGGCCGGCCACGTTGCGTGCGTACTCGATGGTCGCGACCTGCATGCCCAGGCAGATGCCGAGGTAGGGGACCTTGGTCTCGCGGGCGAAACGGGCCGCGGCGATCTTGCCCTCGACGCCGCGCTGGCCGAAACCGCCCGGCACCAGGATGGCGTCGTACTTGCCGAGCCGGGCCACGTCCAGCGGCGAGATGGTCTCGGAGTCGATGTAGTCGATCTTCACCCGCGCATGGTTCTTCAGGC is drawn from Variovorax sp. PBS-H4 and contains these coding sequences:
- a CDS encoding glycosyltransferase family 39 protein, coding for MAGLLLLLALVWFGTLGTRSLIHPDEGRYASLALEMARSGDWVTPRLNGLPYFEKPALQYWIGALAFRGLGISEFSARLWPGLAGFLTVLVVGFTAGRLWGRETGVRALAIAASMSWIELNSHFLTLDAGLTLFLTLALCAVLLAMACPPDARLRRRWIWLAWAAMGAAVLSKGLVGIVIPGAVLVLVSLWRRDATLWRGMQWGSGLLIFLAVTAPWFVLVSVRNPGFAEFFFIHEHFARYLTDSHNREGAWWYYLPLLLAGMLPWTSALPWLLRQDGAPDDRPASIAPRHLLLAWCAFVLLFFSASSSKLPSYILPMFPALALWIAMKLREVPPETLRWHLLLPAALWAVAAVASTQSARVVSITAPVEVVVPLAAALRSGAALVLAGCALAWWCLGRRRVTAAVLGLAVAHSMAIAILLQAHNGYGQLKSAAALAAALPPSITPATPVFAVRDYDQTLPFYLRRDVVLVDYEDEFALGQQREPNRWIPTLDEFVSRWQAAPQAAAYMGPATWVELHRRGLPMRIVFQDPRRVVVVKQ
- a CDS encoding glycosyltransferase, whose amino-acid sequence is MNDAPSLASAAVHDRSQGLALSVVIPVYNEEPGLAALFERLYPALDALALDYEIVFIDDGSRDRSAALLAAQFERRSDVTRVILLDGNFGQHRAILAGFEHCRGARVVTLDADLQNPPEDIGLLVEAMDAGHDYVGSIRRNRQDAAWRRWASRAMNSLRHRLTGIVMTDHGCMMRAYSREIVQLINQCNEMNTFIPALAYQFAKSPVEVVVGHEARHAGESKYSLYRLIRLNFDLVTGFSVLPLQAFSMLGIVVSLLSGALFVLLLARRLLIGPEEGGVFTLFALLFLLAGLALFGIGLLGEYIGRIYEEVRARPRYQISAILERKR
- a CDS encoding bifunctional UDP-4-keto-pentose/UDP-xylose synthase, encoding MLKVLILGVNGFIGHHLMRHIMERTDWHVHGMDMLSDRVAPWLSNPRFHFFEGDITINKEWIEYHVKKCDVVLPLVAIATPAIYVREPLRVFELDFEANLPIVRQCLRYHKRVVFPSTSEVYGMCTDEQFDPETSHLVYGPINKPRWIYACAKQLMDRVIHAYGQQEGLRYTLFRPFNWIGPGLDSIHSPKEGSSRVLTQFLGHIVRGEPIRLVDGGQQQRAFTYVDDGISALVKIIANEGGIADGKIYNIGNPQNNHSIRSLAAMMLDLAKTLPEYQEAAASVELVDVASADYYGNGYQDVLHRVPDIRATMADLDWRPQVGMQEALREMFAYYRDHAAAAADLAA
- the kdsA gene encoding 3-deoxy-8-phosphooctulonate synthase, encoding MKLCGFDIGLDKPFFLIAGPCVVESEQLQMDTAGTLKEITGLLGIPFIFKSSFDKANRSSGTSFRGPGRDKGLEILAKVKRELALPVLTDVHTEEDIVAAAKVVDVLQTPAFLCRQTDFIRAAAQSGKPVNIKKGQFLAPHDMKNVIDKARAAAKEKGLPEDSFMACERGASFGYNNLVSDMRSLAIMRETGSPVVFDATHSVQLPGGQGTSSGGQREMVPVLSRAAVAVGVAGLFMETHPDPAKALSDGPNAVPLKHMKALLETLLALDRVTKKNPFLEDSFQ
- a CDS encoding formyltransferase, with the protein product MSRTAAPKANGTAAEGEGTRVTGAARAPRAIVFAYHDVGVRCLRVLLDAGVEVPLVVTHADAAGETIWFRSVASTAAEHGLRCVTPADPHEPALLAAAREAEPDFLFSFYYRQMLKPDWLQLPRRGAYNMHGSLLPHYRGRAPVNWAVIHGERETGATLHRMNEKPDNGPIVDQFAVPILSDDTAHEVFGKVTVAAEIVLARSLPGLLAGSAAERPQDLSQGGYFGGRRPEDGRIPAHASAREIHNLVRALAPPYPCAFLHLRGLRVFIERTRPAEAPAGAPGTGLRLLSDGAMLWLIAADGSALQVLAARGEGSTRPLDARGFEALHAGGWLAADA
- a CDS encoding DMT family transporter; this encodes MRVLDFLWVLSGVLLNAFAQLLLKAGANSVGEISMSAGAPALWRTAIGLAQHPGILGGLACYVVSVVVWIVALSRVDVSIAYPMLSIGYVVNAALAWWLFGENVNAQRWLGIGVIVIGVLLVANSGSRS
- the eno gene encoding phosphopyruvate hydratase, which gives rise to MSAIVDIVGREILDSRGNPTVECDVLLESGTMGRAAVPSGASTGSREAIELRDGDKSRYLGKGVLKAVENINTEISEAVLGLDASEQAFLDRTLNDLDGTENKGRLGANATLAVSMAVARAAAEESGLPLYRYFGGMGGMQLPVPMMNVINGGAHANNSLDLQEFMIIPVGASSLREAVRYGAEVFHALKKILNDRGISTAVGDEGGFAPSVENHEAAIQLILEAIDKAGYAAGTQIALGLDCAASEFYKDGQYVLAGENLTLSAGNWADMLATWVDKYPIISIEDGMHEGDWDGWKLLTDRLGKRVQLVGDDLFVTNTKILQEGIEKGIANSILIKINQIGTLTETFAAIEMAKRAGYTAVISHRSGETEDSTIADIAVGTNAGQIKTGSLSRSDRIAKYNQLLRIEEDLGDVASYPGRAAFYNLR
- the ftsB gene encoding cell division protein FtsB produces the protein MRSRIVPVILVLLLLILQWQLWTGRGSVRDVAQLKDQLAEQKDQNAKAALANERLNSEVNDLKEGMEMVEERARQELGMVKPNEVFVQITR
- a CDS encoding DegT/DnrJ/EryC1/StrS family aminotransferase, whose translation is MPFLPFTRPFIDERTIAEVGEVLRSGWITTGPRCQELEAALSQRLGGRPVRLVSSGTASLELALRLCGIGPGDEVITTPLSWVATANVVLAVGATPVFVDAEASTRNIDLHLVERAITPRTRALIPVDLAGLPVDRDRLDAIARRHGLRVIEDAAQSFGARWGGREIGSFGDLISFSFHANKNLTTAEGGCLVLNNEVEARRFEKLRLQGVSRLPDGTMDVEAWGSKANLTDVAAAIGLGQLRQLDSFTARRRALAERYLSRWDTSLGFELPPADEAEHSNWHMFQPLLPRRLAPRRGDFIAALREQGIGVGVHYPAMHLFSMFRQRGHAPGDFPVAEDIGARTVTLPLFPAMADADVDRVCRAVAGAVAALR